Part of the Methanococcoides methylutens genome is shown below.
AATACACAGGGATTGGAAAACGGCAATGCAGGTCTCACTTCCAGAACACATATCTCCGGCCCAGTGGCGTGAATTTGCAAAGATTGCCGACGAGAACTGGAAAATAGAACGCAAGAAACATCTCGAGGAAAAAGCAGAAAATATTCTTTCCTACGTAGAAGAACTCGGGAAAAATAAGGGCGTAGATGTCGAAAAAGTACATATCGAAGGCAAACCGGCAAATGAGATCCTTGATTTTGCCTCCGATAAGAACGTAGACCTGATTGTTATGGGCACATTGGGAATGGGTTCTGATGGGACATTCCGGCTGGGACGTGTAGCAGAAAGAGTAATCCATCATGCAAGCTGTGATGTAATGTCGGTCAGGTAATTCCTGCAAGGTTACTGTATATATTCCACACACCATGAGTTACAAAATCCACCGCAAGAGCTGCAAGGAAAAGACCAAGCAGCCTGGTGATAACATGTGCTCCGGTGTATCCTATTAATTTATAGAGACGGCGGGAATAATATAGAGTCACAAAGCATATGCCGAATGTCAGCAGGAATGCCAGCAATACCACCAGTTTATAGGAAATTAAAGGGGATGTACCGGAAAGCACGACAACGGTTGTGATTGTGGCAGGGCCGGTCATCAATGGAAGGGCTATGGGGAATATCCAGACATCATCACGGCTGAGGGATTC
Proteins encoded:
- a CDS encoding MarC family protein; the encoded protein is MDVVSFFIYSFVSIFVIVSPIGVVVTFISLTSSMTQEEKNSIATRATLLACTICIFFAVTGHSILNVFGISVDSLRVAGGILLFKVAFDMLLSKVSGESVTEEEIHESLSRDDVWIFPIALPLMTGPATITTVVVLSGTSPLISYKLVVLLAFLLTFGICFVTLYYSRRLYKLIGYTGAHVITRLLGLFLAALAVDFVTHGVWNIYSNLAGIT
- a CDS encoding universal stress protein codes for the protein IHRDWKTAMQVSLPEHISPAQWREFAKIADENWKIERKKHLEEKAENILSYVEELGKNKGVDVEKVHIEGKPANEILDFASDKNVDLIVMGTLGMGSDGTFRLGRVAERVIHHASCDVMSVR